In a genomic window of Tripterygium wilfordii isolate XIE 37 chromosome 8, ASM1340144v1, whole genome shotgun sequence:
- the LOC120004440 gene encoding protein LATERAL ORGAN BOUNDARIES-like, whose product MASSSSSSYNSPCAACKFLRRKCMPGCIFAPYFPPEEPQKFANVHKIFGASNVTKLLNELLPHQKEDAVNSLAFEAEARIRDPVYGCVGAISFLQRQVQRLQKELDAANADLVRYACNSLPPPQQITTNNSMVRRRVSNPEASFYTNNPPPPAAGGLALPYNYSFPWNDGNASGEGGGHEGNI is encoded by the coding sequence atggcatcatcatcatcaagcaGCTACAACTCACCATGTGCAGCCTGCAAGTTCTTGAGGAGGAAATGTATGCCAGGTTGCATATTTGCACCATACTTCCCACCAGAGGAGCCTCAAAAATTTGCAAACGTCCACAAAATCTTCGGAGCCAGCAATGTCACCAAACTCCTCAACGAGCTCCTCCCTCACCAGAAAGAGGATGCAGTCAACTCCCTTGCCTTTGAAGCCGAGGCTCGAATCCGCGACCCTGTCTATGGTTGTGTTGGTGCCATTTCTTTCCTTCAAAGACAAGTCCAACGCCTCCAGAAGGAACTTGATGCCGCCAACGCGGATCTCGTCCGCTATGCTTGCAATTCATTGCCACCACCGCAACAAATAACAACAAATAATTCAATGGTGAGGAGAAGGGTTAGTAATCCTGAAGCAAGTTTTTATACTAACAACCCTCCTCCTCCTGCTGCTGGTGGTTTGGCTCTTCCTTATAATTATAGTTTTCCTTGGAATGATGGCAATGCTTCAGGGGAAGGAGGAGGTCATGAAGGGAATATTTGA
- the LOC120004491 gene encoding oleosin 16.4 kDa-like, translating into MRKKTRISCKPLGPFIKHLAFNSTRPLFHLLKFKHLSLTFTSPFRSLCSSTQISTMADQQLKQQDPTQGIKSLLPEQGISKTHILAAVTLIPVGGFLLFLGGLALLVTFIGLALATPVFVIFSPILVPAGMVTGLALIGFLTAGALGITAMSSLSWLGNFIRRLRKPADKMDQAKRRVQDTAGQMGSRAKETGQSIQGKVQEVAKTLEGQKT; encoded by the coding sequence ATGCGAAAAAAGACACGAATCTCATGCAAACCACTGGGGCCTTTTATCAAACATCTGGCGTTCAATTCCACGCGTCCACTCTTCCATCTCCTTAAATTCAAACACCTTTCTCTCACTTTCACCTCCCCATTTCGATCTCTCTGTTCTTCCACTCAAATCTCCACCATGGCAGACCAGCAGCTGAAACAACAAGACCCCACTCAAGGCATCAAAAGTCTACTCCCTGAGCAGGGTATTTCCAAAACCCACATTCTTGCAGCCGTCACTCTCATCCCCGTCGGTGGCTTCCTTCTCTTTCTCGGAGGCTTGGCGCTTCTCGTGACTTTCATTGGCCTTGCTTTAGCGACTCCGGTTTTCGTGATATTTAGCCCCATTTTGGTGCCGGCAGGTATGGTAACTGGGTTGGCATTAATTGGATTTTTGACGGCAGGAGCGCTTGGGATCACGGCGATGTCTTCTCTGTCGTGGCTGGGGAACTTTATCAGAAGATTACGCAAGCCGGCAGATAAGATGGACCAGGCGAAGCGGCGTGTGCAAGATACGGCTGGTCAAATGGGGTCAAGGGCTAAGGAAACGGGGCAGAGTATTCAGGGCAAGGTCCAAGAAGTTGCAAAGACCCTTGAAGGTCAAAAGACATGA